A segment of the Spirochaeta isovalerica genome:
GACTCTTCCTTTATATATCTTTGAGATAATTCATCAAAATAATAAAAAATGAAAGGGTCGGCATTATAGGGAGGTTTCGAGTCTTTACTAACTGTTTTAATAATTCTATAATTATTTTTAAAATATTGTTGATTATCAAGATATTGATAGAACCTATCGCCATCATCTTCACTTCTAGCTAATTCGATAAATCCTATATATTCTATTGTACTATTTTTTAATTCATAAATGGAAAGAGATTCTCTTTTTCCTGCATAAAATCCTATCATAGTTTTGAATTTTACAAAGACTTCTGGAAAGGAATCATTATTTAGGTCTTCTAGGAACACGTCAGTATACTGTCGCCCTAAACTTCCATATTCTGAAATAAGTTTTGTTCCATTAATGTCGATTTCCAAGTAATTTAAATCATCGAAACTATATTCATTTTCGGAATTTTGTAATATTTTTCTATAATCAATTACACTACAGTTATCAGATAGGAGAAGAACTGATTTTGAATATTCAGATAGATTAAAATCTTGGGAGAATACACCTGATAAAATTAAAAAAAGTATAACACTAGATAAGAGTACGTTGTTGTATTTCATTTTTGTTTCCTCAAAAATTTAAATTTAATAACTTTATAAATATATCATAAATAGAAAAATATTTTTTTATTTGGTTCTTATTTCCACCTAACGTCGCCATAACGAGCCGACTCGTTCCTGGAGCAAAGCGGAAGGATTTGGCGGGGTATTTGCTTCGGAACGAAGTGGAGCAGCAGATACCCTGACAAAAGACTCGGTCTCTGTTCATGGCTTTGTTATCTACGATTTAATATTCAATAATTTCTAATTTTCAGATATTGCATTTTTAATGCCTTGCTGAATGATAATTTTCATTTCATCATCAGCTTGGGTTATTCTTATTTTTTTATAAAACTGTTCTGCGCCTAGTTCTAAATAAATAGTACCAAATATTATTTTAGAACAATTCGTTGTTATAATTTCAATGTTTTCTAAACTAATTTCGACTTCATCATGGTCTTTTATTAATTGTAATAGATCTTTTGCAATTTCAAACCCTATTTCTTTGCTTGAGATATCACTACTCTTTTCACACATCTTATATAACATAATTTACTCCCATCTGATACTTAATCCGCAATCATCTTGCAATTCTGGAATATCACATATAGAAAAAGGTTCTGTTAAAAGAATTTTAAGTTGAATTATGGTACCTTTCCAAAATTTTCGATTATATATTTTCATATTATCTTTTTTAAAGTGCAATCGTCCATATCCTGAAGCTATGTATAATTCGCCTCTATTCATTTCAACCAATTTTTTTATTAACCAAAGACCCCAACCCATATGGTCTGTCTTGGGTTTAGATGTAATTCCCCTCTTTATAGCATTTAATAGTATTTGAGCATCATCTAAATCAGAATATTTTTCATATGAATCGCGTAAGTTTTTTATAATTCCAATGCCATTATCTGCTAAGGCAATTTCAAAGTAATCATTATTTCCTTTAGAAACCATAACAGTACCTGATTTTTGTTCTGCATGTGCCCAAAAATTACTTAATGTTTCGGTTAGAATTCTTGAAATTATTCTTTTTACTTTTTTATCTGAATAATATGTTCTAACACTTTCTAAGTAACTATGTTCCAGACTCGTTCTTTGATCTTCTTCATTTCTAATTATTCGATGTGGGGCAATAAATAATTTATCTTTTTTATCAATTGATAGTTTTTTGTAACTTTCATATATTTTTTTAGTTTGTTTTGATGAATTCAAGTATGTTTTCATAAGATCAAATATCCCCGCAATTGTAAACATACGTAATGATTTTTCATCCCAGCTAATTTTTGGATTTTTGAAAAGATGATTTTCAGCAGTAAAACTAATAAATCTATATACAAGTAATTGATTTAAAATTGATATTTTTTCAATTCTATTTATAAATATTATAAACTCTTTCCTTTTTATCGATGATTCAAAGATAAAGGAAATATCATCAATAAAATCATCTGATTTTGTTACTCCAAAATGTCTTGGTAATACAATTGAATTATTCAATATTCTTAAATTCCTCTGTAAAATTCTTTAGAAATGAAATTTCTTTACTATCATTTTTTTGTGTTGGGTCAATTAAAATACTACTAAAATAATCTAACATGTCGTCAATCAATCTACTTAATGAATTTGATAGATATAATTCTTTAATTTGTTTTTCAAGACGGATTCCTTGAATTACTGATTTATGTTTGGTATTAGTTTTTCCTGATATTAAATCATTAAATATTTGATTGTTTAATGTTATGAGTTTTGAATATAGTTCTTCATATACGACTATAGATTTCTCAATTATATTTTTATTCTTTTGAAAGGATAAATTATCATTATGCATTTTTTCAGTTGATGTTTTGCTAAGAAAGAAAAACAAGAGTTGTATTATCAAATTTAGTAATAAAAGTATAATTACAATTAAAGCACTTATATGATCACTTAGAAAAGAAGAAGCTACTTCAGTTGCTAAATCTTGTACACCCATAAAACACCTCTATAATATTATTGCATATGATTTAAAATAATACTAATATTTCCTTTTTAACTTTCTAGATAACGCCCGAATAACGTGCAGACTCGATCCTGTAGCAAAGCGAAAGGAATTGGCGGGGTATTTGCTTCGAAACGAAGTGTAGCAGCAGATACCCTGACAATAGACTCTGTCACTGTTAATTCGATTGTTATGTGGATTTACCATGATCTTCTTAGCATTTTTAGTTCATATTTTGTATTTCTCACTATTCTATAAGCATTTCCCTTATCATCTATTACAAACCGTATCATTTCTGAATTCACAGAATCTGTCATTGGAGTGATGATAATATTCATTAATTCCCCATATGTATTAAATGTCCATAATCCAGAACCGTTACTCCAGTAGTAATTTCCATCAACATCCATGCCAGAAAAAATGGATTCTAAAAATATATTTTGTCGACTTACAAAAGAATCCGAGTAGATGACCCCTTTTTCATTTAACCAATAATCTATAAATATTTTAGGGCTCTTAGTAATAAAATTATCATTATAAAATAAGTGTCCAGATCGAATCGAGTATGGTTCAATTTCACTATTTATAATATTGTTGAGATACCGGTGAAGATTGCCACCCATTCCGGATGAAAGTTGCCGCCTCATAGGCTTCATGCAACCTGTTAATTTTTCTTACCTCAAGTGG
Coding sequences within it:
- a CDS encoding ATP-binding protein; the protein is MNNSIVLPRHFGVTKSDDFIDDISFIFESSIKRKEFIIFINRIEKISILNQLLVYRFISFTAENHLFKNPKISWDEKSLRMFTIAGIFDLMKTYLNSSKQTKKIYESYKKLSIDKKDKLFIAPHRIIRNEEDQRTSLEHSYLESVRTYYSDKKVKRIISRILTETLSNFWAHAEQKSGTVMVSKGNNDYFEIALADNGIGIIKNLRDSYEKYSDLDDAQILLNAIKRGITSKPKTDHMGWGLWLIKKLVEMNRGELYIASGYGRLHFKKDNMKIYNRKFWKGTIIQLKILLTEPFSICDIPELQDDCGLSIRWE
- a CDS encoding STAS-like domain-containing protein produces the protein MLYKMCEKSSDISSKEIGFEIAKDLLQLIKDHDEVEISLENIEIITTNCSKIIFGTIYLELGAEQFYKKIRITQADDEMKIIIQQGIKNAISEN
- a CDS encoding SH3 domain-containing protein, which encodes MKYNNVLLSSVILFLILSGVFSQDFNLSEYSKSVLLLSDNCSVIDYRKILQNSENEYSFDDLNYLEIDINGTKLISEYGSLGRQYTDVFLEDLNNDSFPEVFVKFKTMIGFYAGKRESLSIYELKNSTIEYIGFIELARSEDDGDRFYQYLDNQQYFKNNYRIIKTVSKDSKPPYNADPFIFYYFDELSQRYIKEESANHQSFLSQFKREYETGKKHFETDNLYFINDNHINVRNAIGLDSQVLFQVNNLDKVYLLDRSYIVYSVNNLSENYWYKIKTLDGKEGWMFGEYLLLND